A single window of Rhizobium sp. SL42 DNA harbors:
- the uca gene encoding urea carboxylase, with protein sequence MFKKVLIANRGEIAVRVIRTLQKMGIASVAVYSDADRFSKAVLMADEAVRLGPAPASESYLNVDAVIAACKQTGAEAVHPGYGFLSENIGFAERLKTEGIAFIGPSPANIADFGLKHTARELARDSGVPLLPGSGLLDSDEAALSAAEAIGYPVMLKSTAGGGGIGMSLCHDSESLKASFDSVQRTAKSSFGDARVYLERFVAKARHVEVQIFGDGNGRVIALGERDCSLQRRNQKVIEETPAPGLSEIVRSRLHAAAVALGRKVNYASAGTVEFIYDPAREEFYFLEVNTRLQVEHPVTEAVFGVDLVEWMIRQAAGEDVLSGNDELVPKGAAIEARIYAEMPHAGFRPSAGLLTEVVFPDDVRVDDWIETGTEVTPYYDPMLAKVIVSADDRASAIATLSQALAATALSGIETNLEYLKAIASSELFTSGDVATTALKDFDFVPDVIEVIAPGAQSSLQELPGRLGLWHVGVPPSGPMDERSFRHANRLVGNGDETAALELTVSGPVLKFFSDVVIALAGAVMPMMLDGEPVPHGVPVAVKAGQTLTVGPIQGAGQRAYLAVAGGFAAPVVLGSRATFGLGQFGGNATGTLRAGHVLRLARAPQPEARAASEPAMLSREWSVGVVYGPHGAPDFFLEEDIETLFATEYEVHFNSARTGVRLIGPAPKWARTDGGEAGLHPSNLHDNAYAIGAIDFTGDMPIILGPDGPSLGGFVCPAVIARDEQWKMGQFKPGDRIRFHPLTRDEDVGIEGLCAVPAVPPSRLPPEAGSPILATSMIGPVPVVYRRQGDDNLLVEYGEMQLDIALRLRVHLLMEAVKAAKLPGLIDLTPGIRSLQIHYDGTALTRMRLLGLLQDIEIGLPPAQAVTVPSRTVYLPLSWNDPQAELAMRKYQELVRPNAPWCPSNIEFIRRINGLADEQAVKDTIFDASYLVMGLGDVYLGAPVATPLDPRHRLVTTKYNPARTWTPENAVGIGGAYMCIYGMEGPGGYQLFGRTIQVWNTWRQTPVFHKDKPWLLDFFDQIRFFPVSHEELMEARAAFPHGGYPVRIEEGEFSYAAYEAELAANAASIGAFKQKQQTAFEVERLRWKEQGLDSFIVDEGAGPGLGGDIPAGCFGVESAVPGNIWKILVEQGQAVQPGDTLAIIESMKMEINVTAHAAGTVRDLRAGPGRNVKAGDVLVVLEEAV encoded by the coding sequence ATGTTCAAGAAGGTACTCATTGCCAATCGCGGCGAGATCGCGGTGCGCGTCATTCGCACGCTGCAGAAAATGGGGATCGCCTCCGTGGCGGTCTATTCCGATGCCGATCGTTTCTCCAAGGCCGTGCTGATGGCCGATGAAGCGGTGCGGCTCGGTCCGGCACCGGCATCGGAAAGCTATCTGAATGTCGATGCGGTGATTGCCGCCTGCAAGCAGACGGGCGCCGAGGCCGTTCATCCCGGCTACGGCTTCCTGTCGGAAAACATCGGCTTTGCCGAGCGGCTGAAGACCGAAGGCATCGCCTTCATCGGTCCGAGCCCGGCCAATATTGCCGATTTCGGCCTGAAGCACACGGCGCGTGAATTGGCGCGGGACAGCGGTGTTCCGCTGTTGCCGGGGTCCGGGCTGCTCGACAGCGACGAAGCGGCCCTGTCGGCGGCAGAGGCGATCGGCTATCCGGTGATGCTGAAGTCGACTGCCGGCGGCGGAGGAATCGGCATGTCGCTCTGCCACGATTCCGAGAGCCTGAAGGCATCGTTCGACAGCGTGCAGCGCACGGCGAAATCGAGCTTTGGCGATGCTCGCGTCTATCTGGAGCGTTTCGTTGCCAAGGCGCGGCATGTCGAGGTGCAGATCTTCGGTGACGGCAATGGGCGGGTGATCGCGCTCGGCGAGCGCGACTGCTCTCTGCAGCGGCGAAACCAGAAGGTGATCGAGGAAACACCGGCGCCGGGACTGTCCGAGATCGTGCGCTCGAGGCTGCATGCGGCGGCTGTCGCTCTAGGCCGCAAGGTCAATTATGCTTCGGCAGGCACGGTGGAGTTCATCTACGACCCGGCTCGGGAGGAATTCTACTTCCTCGAGGTCAATACGCGCTTGCAGGTCGAGCATCCGGTGACAGAAGCGGTCTTCGGTGTCGATCTAGTGGAATGGATGATCCGCCAGGCTGCCGGTGAGGATGTGCTTTCCGGCAACGATGAACTTGTGCCCAAAGGGGCCGCGATCGAGGCGCGCATCTATGCCGAAATGCCGCATGCTGGCTTTCGGCCGAGTGCTGGCCTGCTGACCGAGGTAGTGTTTCCGGATGATGTGCGTGTCGATGACTGGATCGAAACCGGCACCGAGGTGACGCCTTACTACGATCCGATGTTGGCCAAGGTGATCGTGTCTGCCGACGACCGGGCCTCGGCCATTGCGACACTCTCGCAAGCGCTCGCCGCTACGGCTTTGTCAGGCATCGAGACCAATCTCGAATATTTGAAGGCCATTGCGTCCTCCGAGCTGTTCACCAGCGGCGATGTCGCGACAACGGCCTTGAAGGATTTCGACTTCGTGCCGGATGTGATCGAGGTGATCGCACCGGGAGCCCAGTCCAGCCTGCAGGAATTGCCGGGGCGGCTCGGTCTCTGGCATGTCGGTGTGCCGCCAAGCGGCCCGATGGATGAGCGCTCGTTCCGTCATGCCAATCGGCTGGTCGGCAATGGCGACGAGACGGCGGCGCTTGAGCTGACGGTCTCCGGGCCGGTGCTCAAATTCTTCTCCGATGTGGTGATCGCGCTTGCCGGCGCCGTCATGCCGATGATGCTCGATGGGGAGCCGGTTCCACATGGCGTACCTGTGGCCGTCAAGGCCGGCCAGACACTGACCGTCGGCCCGATCCAGGGGGCGGGGCAACGCGCCTATCTGGCCGTTGCGGGCGGGTTCGCGGCTCCCGTGGTACTTGGTTCGCGGGCGACTTTCGGGCTTGGTCAGTTTGGCGGCAATGCCACCGGTACGCTTCGGGCCGGTCATGTGCTGAGGCTCGCCCGTGCTCCACAGCCGGAGGCGAGGGCCGCGAGCGAGCCTGCGATGCTGTCGCGCGAATGGTCCGTCGGCGTGGTCTATGGACCGCATGGTGCACCGGACTTCTTCCTTGAAGAGGATATCGAAACGCTGTTTGCGACCGAATACGAGGTGCATTTCAACTCGGCCCGTACCGGTGTGCGCCTGATCGGGCCTGCGCCGAAATGGGCGCGCACCGATGGCGGCGAGGCGGGGCTTCATCCGTCGAACCTGCATGACAATGCCTATGCGATCGGTGCGATCGACTTCACCGGTGACATGCCGATCATTCTTGGTCCGGACGGCCCAAGTCTCGGAGGTTTCGTCTGCCCGGCGGTGATTGCCCGCGACGAGCAGTGGAAGATGGGCCAGTTCAAGCCGGGTGACAGGATCCGGTTTCATCCGCTGACAAGGGATGAGGACGTGGGTATCGAGGGTTTGTGCGCCGTTCCGGCTGTGCCGCCTTCTCGCCTTCCGCCTGAAGCCGGTTCCCCGATCCTGGCAACCAGCATGATCGGTCCGGTGCCGGTCGTCTATCGCCGTCAGGGCGACGACAATCTGCTGGTCGAATATGGCGAGATGCAGCTCGACATCGCGCTTCGCCTGCGCGTGCATCTCCTGATGGAGGCAGTCAAAGCGGCCAAGCTGCCGGGCCTGATCGATCTGACGCCCGGCATCCGCTCGCTGCAGATCCATTATGACGGCACGGCTCTGACCCGCATGCGGCTTCTGGGGCTGCTTCAGGACATCGAGATCGGCCTGCCGCCCGCGCAGGCGGTGACGGTTCCAAGTCGCACCGTCTATCTGCCGCTTTCGTGGAACGATCCCCAGGCGGAACTTGCGATGCGCAAGTATCAGGAACTGGTGCGTCCCAATGCGCCCTGGTGCCCATCGAACATCGAGTTCATCCGCCGGATCAACGGTCTTGCCGACGAGCAGGCAGTGAAGGACACGATCTTTGACGCGTCCTATCTGGTGATGGGGCTGGGGGACGTCTATCTCGGCGCGCCTGTCGCAACACCGCTTGATCCCCGCCATCGGCTGGTGACGACGAAATACAATCCGGCACGCACCTGGACGCCGGAAAATGCGGTCGGGATCGGCGGGGCCTATATGTGTATCTACGGGATGGAGGGGCCTGGTGGATATCAGCTGTTCGGCCGAACCATCCAGGTGTGGAACACCTGGCGCCAGACGCCGGTCTTCCACAAGGACAAGCCGTGGCTCCTCGATTTCTTCGACCAGATCCGCTTCTTTCCCGTGAGCCATGAGGAACTGATGGAGGCACGGGCCGCATTCCCGCATGGGGGCTATCCGGTCCGGATAGAAGAGGGCGAGTTCTCTTATGCGGCCTACGAGGCCGAGCTGGCCGCCAATGCCGCCAGCATCGGGGCTTTCAAGCAGAAGCAGCAGACCGCTTTCGAGGTCGAGCGTCTGCGTTGGAAGGAACAGGGGCTCGACAGCTTTATCGTCGATGAGGGTGCCGGACCCGGCCTCGGCGGCGATATTCCCGCGGGATGCTTCGGGGTCGAAAGCGCCGTGCCGGGAAATATCTGGAAGATTTTGGTCGAGCAGGGCCAGGCGGTCCAGCCCGGCGATACACTTGCCATCATCGAATCGATGAAAATGGAAATCAATGTCACCGCCCATGCCGCTGGCACCGTGCGCGATCTGCGCGCCGGCCCGGGCCGAAACGTCAAGGCCGGCGATGTGCTGGTCGTGCTGGAGGAAGCCGTATGA
- a CDS encoding ABC transporter ATP-binding protein, with translation MSKAAEIDIAAVSKVYGNTTAVHAISLKIPAGTYCCLLGPSGCGKTSTLRMIAGHESISSGDVRLGNAVVTDLPPAKRGTAMMFQSYALFPHLDLVDNVAFSLKMKGVEKEERRRKALDMLKLMQLEPYANRRPAQLSGGQQQRVALARALITNPEALLLDEPLSALDPFLKIRMRAELKKLQTSLGITFVHVTHSQEEAMALADIIVIMNEGRIEQAAHPRVVFEAPATAFVARFMGDHNVLSGRIVERTEAGLFIEVIGGGRFFAKGQAPVEDDTADIAIRTDHVRLGAASSAGLGFDGIISNVEYLGAKVKLTVTTAFTDEFTAVLTDAAFFAAPVKVGEGVTLSWDDTDSIVLGRIGN, from the coding sequence ATGAGCAAAGCCGCAGAGATCGATATCGCCGCTGTCTCCAAGGTTTATGGCAACACCACCGCGGTGCATGCCATCAGCCTGAAAATACCGGCGGGCACCTATTGCTGCCTGCTTGGGCCGTCGGGTTGCGGCAAGACATCGACGCTCCGGATGATTGCCGGTCACGAAAGCATCTCCTCCGGCGACGTGCGGCTCGGCAATGCTGTTGTTACCGACCTGCCGCCGGCCAAGCGCGGCACGGCGATGATGTTTCAGTCCTACGCGCTGTTTCCGCATCTCGATCTTGTCGACAATGTTGCCTTCAGCTTGAAGATGAAAGGCGTCGAAAAGGAAGAGCGCCGGCGCAAGGCGCTGGACATGCTGAAGCTGATGCAGCTCGAACCTTATGCGAACCGCCGGCCGGCGCAGCTTTCGGGCGGCCAGCAGCAGCGCGTGGCGCTTGCACGGGCGTTGATCACCAACCCAGAGGCCCTGCTGCTCGACGAGCCGTTGTCGGCGCTCGATCCCTTCCTGAAGATCCGTATGCGGGCGGAACTGAAAAAGCTGCAGACTTCACTCGGCATCACCTTCGTGCATGTGACGCATAGCCAGGAAGAGGCGATGGCGCTCGCCGACATCATCGTCATCATGAACGAGGGCCGCATCGAGCAGGCTGCCCATCCGCGCGTGGTGTTCGAGGCGCCGGCGACGGCCTTCGTTGCCCGGTTCATGGGGGATCACAATGTGCTGTCCGGCCGCATCGTCGAGCGGACCGAGGCCGGCCTTTTCATCGAGGTGATTGGCGGCGGCCGCTTCTTCGCCAAGGGGCAGGCGCCGGTTGAGGATGATACGGCCGATATCGCGATCCGCACGGATCACGTTCGTCTTGGGGCTGCGTCATCGGCCGGTCTCGGCTTCGACGGCATCATCTCCAATGTCGAATATCTCGGCGCCAAGGTGAAGCTGACCGTCACCACAGCCTTTACAGACGAGTTTACCGCAGTCCTGACCGACGCCGCGTTTTTTGCCGCGCCGGTGAAGGTCGGCGAGGGGGTCACCCTGTCATGGGATGACACGGATTCGATCGTCCTCGGGCGCATCGGCAATTGA
- a CDS encoding urea amidolyase associated protein UAAP2, translating to MNNFIQTSADRTLSNAVQDHYIPAEAPFSTVIRAGQTVRIEDSYGQQAIDTLFYNAGDFSERYSSQDTMREQGAAYISTGTRIISNEGRVMLTMTADSCGRHDTSAGACSCESNTVRFGHGVKYLHACRDNFVIEVSRHGMSKRDIVPNINFFMNVPIEPTGEMTIVDGISAPGDYVELKAEMDVLLVISNCPQINNPCNGFDPTPVRVLVWDGEAS from the coding sequence ATGAACAACTTTATCCAGACGTCCGCCGATCGCACGCTCTCCAACGCGGTGCAGGACCACTACATTCCGGCCGAGGCGCCGTTTTCCACCGTCATCCGGGCGGGGCAGACCGTGCGCATCGAGGACAGCTACGGCCAGCAGGCGATCGATACGCTGTTCTACAATGCCGGTGATTTTTCCGAGCGATATTCCAGCCAGGACACGATGCGCGAGCAGGGGGCTGCCTATATCTCGACCGGCACGAGGATCATCTCCAATGAGGGCCGCGTGATGCTGACGATGACGGCGGACAGCTGCGGCCGTCACGATACGTCTGCAGGCGCCTGCTCCTGCGAGAGCAATACCGTACGTTTCGGCCATGGCGTGAAATATCTGCATGCCTGCCGGGACAATTTTGTCATCGAAGTCTCCAGACATGGCATGAGCAAGCGCGATATCGTGCCGAACATCAATTTCTTCATGAATGTGCCGATTGAGCCGACCGGCGAGATGACCATTGTCGACGGCATCTCCGCGCCCGGCGACTATGTCGAGTTGAAGGCCGAGATGGATGTGTTGCTGGTGATCTCGAATTGCCCGCAGATCAACAATCCCTGCAACGGCTTTGATCCGACGCCGGTGCGCGTGCTGGTCTGGGATGGTGAGGCCAGCTGA
- the atzF gene encoding allophanate hydrolase gives MIPTILDMASLRAAFAAGLTPLALVEEVIARRHASDDPAVFITATPDDDLRAAANALMAHSPQPNSLPLWGIPFAVKDNIDVAGLPTTAACPAFAYAPDRDATVVARLKAAGGLVIGKTNLDQFATGLNGTRSPYGAPRSVFDKAYVSGGSSSGSAVAVASGLASFALGTDTAGSGRVPAAFNNLVGIKPTPGLVPNVGVVPACRSVDVVTVFAATVGDGVAIRKVMDGYDAGDPYSRKATPAGLPASGLRIGVLDGTEREFFGNREVEALYDAAIERAKSLGAAIMPFDYAPFRQAAELLYNGPWVAERLAAVKDFIATNAGDFDPTVRTIIEGARGYDAVAAFEGQYRLGALRQKAIAEWEAVDILMLPTAPTTYTVEDMLADPIVRNGHFGRYTNFANLFGYAAIAIPAGFDADDHLPAGVTLFGPSFSDDALAPFADAMHRALAAGMGKDKTAEIPEASRVGAVDDGLVTIMVVGAHLTGMPLNHELTGPGGKLLKTCRTAGDYRLYVLPNTVPPKPGLIREPSFAGKGLEVEVWKVTPEAFGHFVQNIPAPLGIGKVTLDDGSQVSGFLCEPYAIEGAREVTELGGWRAYIASRNKG, from the coding sequence ATGATACCCACCATTCTCGACATGGCCTCGCTGAGGGCTGCCTTTGCCGCCGGATTGACGCCGCTTGCTCTCGTCGAAGAAGTGATCGCCCGCCGGCATGCATCCGATGATCCTGCGGTTTTCATCACCGCGACGCCGGATGACGATCTTCGCGCCGCCGCAAACGCCTTGATGGCGCATTCACCGCAACCGAACAGCCTGCCGCTTTGGGGCATACCCTTTGCCGTCAAGGACAATATCGATGTTGCGGGCCTGCCGACGACCGCAGCCTGCCCGGCCTTCGCCTATGCGCCGGACAGGGATGCAACCGTCGTCGCAAGGCTGAAGGCCGCCGGTGGCCTTGTGATCGGCAAAACCAATCTCGATCAGTTCGCGACCGGTCTCAACGGCACGCGTTCGCCTTATGGCGCACCGCGTTCGGTTTTCGACAAGGCCTATGTGTCCGGTGGCTCATCCTCAGGCTCGGCCGTTGCCGTCGCTTCGGGACTGGCGAGCTTTGCGCTCGGAACCGACACGGCTGGCTCCGGCCGTGTACCGGCAGCCTTCAACAACCTCGTCGGCATCAAGCCGACGCCGGGGTTGGTGCCGAATGTCGGCGTCGTGCCGGCCTGCCGCAGCGTCGACGTGGTCACGGTCTTTGCCGCGACCGTGGGGGACGGCGTGGCGATCCGCAAGGTGATGGACGGCTATGATGCCGGCGATCCGTATTCCCGCAAGGCAACGCCTGCCGGCCTGCCGGCATCGGGTCTCAGGATCGGTGTATTGGATGGCACAGAGCGCGAATTTTTCGGCAACAGAGAGGTCGAAGCGCTTTACGATGCCGCAATTGAAAGGGCGAAGTCGTTGGGGGCTGCGATCATGCCCTTCGATTATGCACCGTTCCGGCAGGCGGCGGAATTGCTCTACAATGGACCCTGGGTGGCCGAGCGGCTGGCGGCGGTGAAGGATTTCATCGCAACCAATGCCGGCGATTTCGATCCGACGGTGCGAACCATCATCGAGGGGGCGAGGGGATATGACGCCGTTGCCGCCTTCGAAGGGCAGTACCGGCTCGGTGCGCTTCGCCAGAAGGCCATCGCCGAATGGGAAGCGGTCGATATCCTGATGCTGCCGACGGCGCCAACAACCTATACGGTCGAGGACATGCTGGCCGATCCGATCGTGCGCAACGGCCATTTTGGCCGCTACACCAATTTCGCCAACCTGTTCGGTTATGCGGCGATCGCCATTCCCGCCGGCTTCGATGCTGACGATCACCTGCCGGCCGGCGTGACGTTGTTTGGCCCGTCCTTCTCCGACGATGCGCTGGCGCCGTTTGCCGATGCGATGCATCGTGCCCTTGCCGCTGGCATGGGCAAGGACAAAACGGCGGAGATACCCGAGGCAAGCCGGGTCGGCGCAGTGGATGACGGCCTGGTGACGATCATGGTGGTCGGTGCGCATCTGACCGGCATGCCCCTCAACCATGAACTGACGGGCCCCGGTGGCAAGCTGCTGAAGACCTGCCGCACGGCGGGCGACTACCGTCTCTATGTATTGCCGAACACGGTGCCGCCGAAGCCGGGCCTGATCCGCGAGCCGAGTTTTGCCGGCAAGGGGCTGGAGGTTGAGGTGTGGAAGGTGACGCCGGAAGCCTTCGGGCATTTCGTCCAGAATATTCCGGCACCGCTTGGGATCGGCAAGGTCACGCTCGATGACGGCAGCCAGGTATCCGGTTTCCTCTGCGAACCCTACGCGATCGAGGGTGCCCGGGAGGTGACCGAACTCGGGGGCTGGCGGGCCTATATCGCGTCGCGAAACAAGGGGTGA
- a CDS encoding asparaginase, producing MKLLLIHTGGTIGMVPTPDGLAPQAGMVETALEAMLPAGITLVRHIFDPLLDSADVGPSQWNIILNVIRSHPHTPVIVTHGSDTMSFTGAALSQALAGEERRVVLCGSMKPLGQNADAEDNLALAIGTALAPGAGVFLAFAGKLLPAAGLVKHDSQGEDAFCSQPQLPLEPAKSKLFSEKRLAVLSLSPGMDAAFLVAALNMLDGAVLRVFGSGTAMANPAVLDALAKAVSSGKRVRAVSQCEAGGLQPGAYAAGAGLWAAGVENGGAETPEAALVHLWLN from the coding sequence ATGAAGCTGTTGCTTATCCATACGGGAGGCACGATCGGCATGGTGCCGACACCGGATGGCCTTGCGCCTCAGGCGGGCATGGTGGAAACAGCGCTTGAGGCAATGCTGCCGGCGGGGATCACGCTCGTTCGCCATATCTTCGACCCGTTGCTCGACAGTGCCGATGTCGGTCCAAGTCAATGGAACATCATCCTGAACGTCATCCGTTCGCATCCGCACACGCCGGTCATCGTCACGCATGGCTCCGACACCATGTCTTTCACAGGTGCTGCCCTTTCACAGGCTTTGGCGGGAGAAGAGCGGCGTGTTGTGCTTTGCGGCTCGATGAAACCGCTCGGCCAGAATGCTGATGCCGAGGACAATCTGGCCCTTGCCATCGGAACGGCGCTGGCGCCGGGTGCCGGCGTTTTCCTTGCCTTTGCCGGCAAGCTACTGCCGGCGGCGGGTCTCGTGAAGCACGATAGCCAGGGCGAGGACGCGTTCTGTTCGCAGCCTCAGCTTCCGCTGGAGCCGGCCAAGTCAAAGCTCTTTTCCGAGAAGCGCCTGGCTGTTCTTTCCCTGTCGCCGGGCATGGATGCTGCCTTCCTGGTTGCCGCGCTGAACATGCTCGACGGCGCGGTTCTCAGGGTTTTCGGTTCGGGAACGGCCATGGCCAATCCGGCCGTTCTCGATGCACTGGCAAAGGCGGTGTCGAGCGGCAAGCGCGTCCGTGCGGTCAGCCAGTGCGAGGCTGGTGGCTTGCAGCCAGGGGCCTATGCCGCTGGTGCGGGCCTATGGGCGGCCGGCGTGGAAAACGGCGGAGCCGAAACGCCGGAGGCGGCACTTGTCCATCTTTGGCTGAACTGA
- a CDS encoding urea amidolyase associated protein UAAP1: MHIRRSPEEIAANRARYEEHQKKGLEFAPKALPGRSKLPAPAIAADRIMQREVIPGGWYWSTRVRANEVLRIALDQGHSTVSVVAWNAADTSERMNLPDTVKVQWTTGLGKGRVIFSDMGRVMFSIIEDSSGAHDCLMGGSTASSNAKKYAGANGAAMRNTRDNLVLLATKAGLDKRDIPAALALFAPVCVDAEGRFQWQPELVHEGDYVELRAEMDMLVGFSNCPHPLDPNPVYAPNPITVSRIAAVEPAVDDLCRTATAEAVRGFENNAFAAI, translated from the coding sequence GTGCATATCAGACGTTCTCCCGAGGAAATCGCCGCCAACCGGGCGCGCTACGAAGAGCATCAGAAAAAGGGACTGGAATTCGCCCCCAAGGCATTGCCCGGCAGGAGCAAGCTTCCGGCGCCGGCAATTGCCGCAGACCGGATCATGCAGCGTGAAGTCATTCCCGGTGGTTGGTACTGGTCGACCCGAGTCAGGGCCAACGAGGTGCTGCGCATTGCGCTCGATCAGGGGCACTCGACCGTCTCGGTCGTCGCCTGGAACGCTGCCGACACGAGCGAGCGCATGAACCTGCCGGATACGGTCAAGGTGCAGTGGACGACCGGGCTCGGCAAGGGCCGTGTGATCTTTTCCGACATGGGCAGGGTGATGTTCTCGATCATCGAGGATTCGTCCGGTGCGCATGACTGCTTGATGGGTGGTTCGACGGCTTCCTCGAACGCGAAGAAATATGCTGGCGCCAATGGTGCCGCTATGCGCAACACGCGGGACAATCTCGTGCTGCTCGCCACCAAGGCAGGCCTCGACAAACGCGATATTCCGGCGGCGCTTGCCTTGTTCGCACCGGTTTGTGTTGATGCCGAAGGCCGGTTTCAGTGGCAGCCGGAGCTGGTCCACGAGGGAGACTATGTCGAGTTGCGCGCCGAGATGGATATGCTTGTCGGCTTTTCCAACTGCCCGCATCCGCTCGATCCCAATCCGGTTTATGCGCCCAATCCGATCACAGTCAGCCGCATCGCAGCCGTCGAACCGGCAGTCGACGACCTTTGCCGTACGGCCACGGCAGAGGCTGTTCGCGGCTTTGAAAACAACGCCTTTGCAGCGATCTGA
- a CDS encoding GntR family transcriptional regulator, translating to MNLKATSHRQLDQNQEDRARAIRDALRDAIVDRRLAPGTKLSEAEVGTLFDVSRTVVRDALQMLAFEGLVRTERNRGAFVSNPSTEEARQVFASRRLIEAGIIAAAAERLTPADIALFREQLREEERHRNERGASARRAEIKASGDFHLLLAKVAGNAVLEKFMDELVARSSLVIALYGRTGVSSCGHDEHGDILDALEKGDVTRATHLMMHHIDHIEADLDLALSETRTLKDALAL from the coding sequence ATGAACCTCAAAGCCACGTCGCACCGACAACTCGACCAGAACCAGGAAGACCGCGCCCGCGCAATCCGTGATGCGTTGCGCGACGCCATCGTCGATCGGCGCCTGGCGCCCGGTACCAAACTGTCGGAAGCCGAAGTCGGCACATTGTTCGATGTCAGCCGCACGGTGGTACGCGATGCTTTGCAGATGCTTGCCTTTGAGGGCCTGGTGCGCACGGAACGCAACCGCGGCGCCTTCGTCTCCAATCCGAGCACCGAGGAGGCCCGTCAGGTCTTTGCCTCGCGCCGCCTGATCGAAGCAGGCATCATAGCCGCCGCCGCCGAACGACTGACGCCGGCAGATATCGCGCTGTTTCGCGAGCAACTGCGCGAAGAGGAACGCCATCGCAATGAGCGAGGCGCCAGCGCCCGCCGCGCCGAAATCAAGGCTTCCGGCGACTTCCATCTCCTGCTGGCCAAGGTTGCCGGCAATGCGGTGCTGGAAAAGTTCATGGACGAACTCGTTGCCCGGTCCTCGCTGGTGATCGCGCTCTACGGCCGCACGGGCGTTTCAAGCTGCGGGCACGACGAACATGGCGACATTCTCGATGCCCTGGAAAAAGGCGACGTCACCCGCGCCACGCATCTGATGATGCACCATATCGACCATATCGAGGCCGACCTCGATCTCGCGCTCAGCGAGACCCGGACACTGAAGGATGCCCTGGCGCTATAA